Proteins co-encoded in one Vibrio fortis genomic window:
- a CDS encoding GspH/FimT family pseudopilin: MTRGFTLLELLITVVVLSVLLATAAPSFSSLLASSKLQRLAPEVHGFFVTARSEAIIRNQELYVLFLISNGLGAIENSEGEWDMVLSTTASYVPDNVLMHLDGAAYRDIKVSFNFLNQNSISIDGVRGRFINGNVTMASVNAPSEELSVKASNTTGRIRICSSDPNSDGRNSIGHYDYEICN; the protein is encoded by the coding sequence ATGACTCGCGGGTTTACGCTTTTAGAGCTGCTCATTACTGTCGTGGTACTTTCAGTACTATTGGCCACTGCTGCCCCGAGTTTTAGCTCTCTATTAGCGTCTTCAAAACTTCAAAGGCTTGCCCCAGAAGTTCATGGCTTCTTTGTTACGGCGCGTTCTGAAGCAATTATTCGTAATCAAGAACTGTACGTTTTATTTCTTATTTCGAATGGTTTGGGGGCGATCGAGAACTCGGAAGGAGAGTGGGATATGGTTCTCAGCACAACAGCTTCTTACGTTCCCGACAATGTATTGATGCACCTTGATGGCGCCGCTTATCGAGACATCAAAGTCTCGTTTAATTTCTTGAATCAGAATTCAATCTCGATTGATGGGGTACGAGGGCGTTTTATCAACGGCAACGTCACTATGGCTTCGGTGAATGCGCCGTCTGAAGAGCTCTCGGTTAAAGCATCAAATACAACAGGGCGCATTCGGATTTGCAGTAGCGATCCAAACAGCGATGGGCGAAATAGTATTGGTCACTATGATTATGAGATCTGCAATTAA
- a CDS encoding PilW family protein: MRSAIKSAQGSTLVEMMVASAIGVIVIGTIGSVFITNQRLSSEKSLELLLSQNLFSTTQMMKEEIWRAGYNSNSGQSVKLSGASDTIYVRQVSADEVYLGFAYLQNSASSAYRSIVYQFKDNKLNYCQGESTQLLATNEKPFNNASGDVTMTCQSLFFERQIQVDSFSVSTEGMSNSQASSQKVDMMLEASLVNADVSQKVMTTVVQRNWQ, translated from the coding sequence ATGAGATCTGCAATTAAGTCTGCTCAAGGTAGTACCTTGGTTGAGATGATGGTGGCCTCTGCAATCGGTGTGATCGTGATAGGAACGATTGGTAGTGTGTTTATCACTAATCAGCGCCTTAGTTCAGAGAAAAGCTTAGAGTTACTCCTATCTCAAAACTTATTTTCCACGACTCAAATGATGAAAGAAGAGATTTGGCGCGCTGGCTATAACTCTAATTCAGGGCAATCAGTAAAGTTGTCCGGGGCATCAGATACGATTTATGTCCGACAGGTGAGTGCAGATGAGGTTTACCTTGGCTTCGCGTATCTGCAAAACAGCGCGTCGTCCGCTTATCGAAGCATTGTTTATCAATTTAAAGATAACAAGCTCAATTACTGCCAAGGTGAATCAACACAACTCTTAGCGACTAATGAAAAGCCATTTAACAATGCAAGCGGGGATGTGACCATGACTTGTCAAAGCTTGTTCTTTGAGCGGCAAATTCAGGTAGATAGTTTCTCTGTGTCGACGGAGGGGATGTCGAACAGTCAGGCGAGTTCACAGAAGGTCGATATGATGCTTGAGGCATCTTTAGTGAATGCAGATGTGAGTCAAAAGGTGATGACTACCGTTGTCCAAAGGAATTGGCAATGA
- a CDS encoding type IV pilus modification PilV family protein, with the protein MTSNQSGFSLLEVLISFLLVGVAALGMVKLQTYTEQKADYAIQSVEALHFAERQLEYYRTRANDVSGAVGLINFSELHHTDHCLNTDSLNPLSGLSGSVYSLSCSVVNADGALSSALRNITVTVAWQDRMSQTQSITLDTMLSKYSEFD; encoded by the coding sequence ATGACTTCTAATCAAAGCGGTTTTAGCTTACTCGAAGTACTTATCTCTTTTCTATTGGTGGGTGTGGCTGCGTTAGGCATGGTTAAGCTACAGACTTATACCGAGCAGAAAGCAGACTATGCGATTCAGAGTGTGGAAGCACTTCACTTTGCTGAAAGGCAGTTAGAGTACTACAGAACTCGAGCGAATGATGTCAGCGGTGCGGTTGGGCTGATCAACTTCTCGGAACTTCATCATACGGATCACTGTCTCAACACCGATAGCTTAAATCCGCTCTCTGGTTTATCGGGTTCTGTATACTCGCTCAGTTGCTCGGTTGTAAATGCAGATGGTGCCTTATCGAGTGCTCTGCGCAACATTACTGTCACGGTTGCATGGCAAGATCGGATGAGTCAAACACAAAGCATAACGCTTGATACTATGCTTTCTAAATACAGTGAATTTGATTGA